A stretch of the Paenibacillus dendritiformis genome encodes the following:
- a CDS encoding phosphotransferase enzyme family protein: MIEHLQPAINEAYGIDSRDSRLLGGYYNHVFETSDGAMVIKCCRFDREDPAFVEAELAWMKQAAEAGLLVPEPVPAKDGGMTARLSEEWFVVVTKKLNGAAINPRDPEQWNERLFRQWGETMGTLRRSARHYAAAWAPPFLDWTDDRLVREALAPAGSGRLEEDAPVWDLWLECVQEARHIPQDPDRYGLIHHDLHPGNLLRVGDRLAVLDFGDSIRHWHAYDIAIAAQAASMSVRNREERPAFVSRFLDAFAAGYAEADKLPAEEWERVPFFLRYRSIYSYLYHRTSKRPEEWSDQEQAILARMREDILSGAAYL; encoded by the coding sequence ATGATTGAACATTTGCAGCCCGCAATTAATGAGGCGTACGGTATCGATTCGCGAGACTCAAGATTGCTCGGAGGATACTATAACCATGTGTTCGAGACTTCAGACGGAGCCATGGTCATCAAATGCTGCCGGTTCGATCGCGAAGATCCGGCCTTCGTGGAGGCTGAGCTTGCCTGGATGAAGCAGGCGGCGGAAGCCGGCCTGCTGGTGCCGGAGCCGGTGCCAGCGAAGGACGGGGGGATGACGGCCCGGCTGAGCGAGGAGTGGTTCGTCGTCGTCACGAAAAAGCTGAACGGGGCGGCCATCAATCCGAGGGATCCGGAGCAGTGGAACGAGCGGCTTTTCCGCCAATGGGGGGAAACGATGGGAACGCTGCGCCGGTCGGCCCGGCACTATGCGGCGGCTTGGGCTCCGCCGTTCCTGGACTGGACGGACGATCGGCTCGTTCGTGAAGCGTTGGCTCCTGCCGGCAGCGGCCGACTCGAAGAAGATGCGCCCGTCTGGGATCTGTGGCTCGAGTGCGTTCAGGAGGCGCGGCACATCCCTCAGGATCCGGACCGCTATGGTCTTATCCATCACGATCTTCATCCAGGGAACTTGCTGCGGGTTGGAGACCGGTTGGCGGTCCTGGACTTCGGTGACAGCATTCGCCACTGGCATGCGTATGATATCGCGATTGCCGCGCAGGCGGCGTCGATGAGCGTGCGGAACCGGGAGGAACGGCCGGCCTTCGTATCCCGGTTTTTGGACGCCTTTGCGGCCGGATATGCGGAAGCGGACAAGCTTCCTGCCGAGGAATGGGAACGGGTTCCCTTCTTCCTCCGATATCGAAGCATCTACTCGTATTTATATCATCGGACGAGCAAGCGGCCGGAGGAATGGAGCGATCAGGAGCAGGCCATTTTGGCACGCATGCGGGAGGATATTCTGAGCGGAGCCGCATATCTATAA
- a CDS encoding BadF/BadG/BcrA/BcrD ATPase family protein encodes MGNIVIGIDGGGTTTRVMTASLDGTVIAYAENGCCNPNKDVLAKQHVRDALQEAAAHSGGAPIAALCAGLAGLESDQDMAWAEEFTDAFGPATASIVRRHVNDGMVAHAGAFFGEPGIMAVSGTGSVVFGLNEAGRIVRNQDFHHYATAARFLAYEAIYKIIAGYAGEADQAWVSDILRYWGAGSVDELGEMGAGGFVRDEHERMRRFGEMAPYVTKAAGAGVPLARIVCDEAASALEEGIRIVGSRFSGETISVAFVGSVIRDPYIRRILTERLQQADAPGRKRFRVIEPALSPVAGAVVMALQSVGVAITPDTLARLQQHPRSRAPE; translated from the coding sequence ATGGGCAACATTGTCATCGGCATCGATGGAGGAGGAACGACGACGCGGGTCATGACGGCTTCCTTGGACGGCACGGTCATCGCCTACGCTGAGAATGGCTGCTGCAATCCGAACAAGGATGTGCTGGCGAAGCAGCATGTCAGAGATGCGCTTCAGGAGGCGGCGGCGCATTCCGGCGGCGCTCCGATTGCCGCCCTGTGCGCCGGCTTGGCCGGACTCGAATCGGACCAGGATATGGCATGGGCTGAGGAATTCACGGACGCGTTCGGCCCCGCAACCGCTTCGATCGTGCGGAGGCATGTCAATGACGGAATGGTGGCGCATGCGGGCGCCTTTTTTGGAGAGCCGGGGATTATGGCCGTGTCCGGGACAGGTTCCGTCGTGTTCGGGCTGAATGAGGCGGGCCGCATCGTGCGCAATCAGGATTTTCACCACTATGCGACGGCCGCCCGCTTTTTAGCCTATGAGGCGATATACAAAATCATTGCCGGGTACGCGGGTGAGGCGGATCAGGCTTGGGTAAGCGACATCCTGCGCTACTGGGGAGCGGGAAGCGTCGATGAGCTGGGCGAGATGGGAGCCGGCGGGTTCGTTCGTGACGAGCATGAACGAATGCGGCGCTTCGGCGAGATGGCGCCCTATGTTACGAAGGCCGCCGGGGCAGGGGTCCCGCTGGCCCGGATCGTCTGCGACGAGGCTGCCTCCGCGCTCGAGGAAGGGATTCGCATTGTCGGTTCGCGCTTCAGCGGGGAGACCATATCCGTCGCGTTCGTTGGCAGCGTCATTCGCGATCCGTACATCCGCCGCATCCTCACTGAACGGCTTCAGCAGGCGGATGCTCCCGGCCGCAAGCGCTTCCGGGTCATCGAGCCGGCGCTGTCCCCCGTGGCGGGGGCTGTGGTCATGGCGCTGCAATCGGTTGGCGTAGCCATTACGCCCGATACCCTCGCGCGCTTGCAGCAGCATCCACGTTCAAGAGCGCCGGAATAG
- a CDS encoding HD domain-containing protein has product MASMQDRLEMQIEFIKEVDKLKSVFRQSYLLDRSRHENDAEHTWHLTVMAILLHEYANERNLNLLRVLKMLIIHDIVEIDAGDTFAYDAQGQEDKFARESKAAKRLFGILPEEQKNEMMQLWMEFEQRQTPEAQYAAALDRLQPLIHNYTTEGKSWREHEITSERVLARIGGIKEGSQQLGRLAEKLVQQAVERGYLAK; this is encoded by the coding sequence ATGGCATCCATGCAGGATAGATTGGAAATGCAAATCGAGTTCATTAAAGAAGTGGATAAATTGAAATCGGTCTTTCGGCAGTCCTATTTGCTGGATAGGAGCCGGCATGAGAATGACGCCGAACACACTTGGCATCTCACCGTGATGGCGATACTGCTGCATGAGTACGCCAATGAGCGGAATCTGAACCTGTTGCGGGTGCTCAAGATGCTCATCATTCACGATATTGTGGAGATCGATGCGGGCGACACGTTTGCTTATGATGCGCAAGGGCAGGAAGACAAATTCGCCCGGGAGTCGAAGGCCGCGAAAAGGCTGTTCGGCATACTGCCGGAGGAGCAGAAAAATGAGATGATGCAGCTCTGGATGGAATTCGAGCAGCGCCAGACGCCGGAGGCGCAGTATGCGGCCGCGTTGGACCGGCTGCAGCCGCTGATTCATAATTACACGACCGAAGGGAAATCGTGGCGGGAGCATGAGATCACCAGCGAACGGGTGCTGGCGCGCATCGGCGGAATCAAGGAGGGCTCGCAGCAATTGGGCCGGCTCGCCGAGAAGCTGGTCCAGCAGGCGGTCGAGCGTGGCTATCTGGCCAAATAA
- a CDS encoding class I SAM-dependent methyltransferase: MPYRAIPEELEQWCEQVKADTEAAYLSYGADEPWKQSGMSGPEQRWKALRKPVADAVEQSGSFLDIGCANGYLLESVIEWTKERGIAIDPYGLDISEKLIELAKERLPAYADHFYVGNAFAWIPERRFDYVATMLDIVPEKYEEEYIHFLLEHHVAPQGKLLLLKTGAYEEPEVWLHKRLGRYGIIHGRILNGYDPFNNRQTSVAVIHRDER; this comes from the coding sequence ATGCCCTACAGAGCGATTCCCGAAGAATTGGAACAATGGTGCGAGCAGGTGAAGGCGGATACCGAAGCGGCTTATTTGTCATATGGTGCGGATGAGCCATGGAAGCAATCGGGAATGTCAGGACCGGAACAGCGCTGGAAGGCGTTGCGTAAGCCAGTGGCCGATGCCGTCGAGCAATCCGGATCCTTCCTGGATATCGGGTGCGCCAACGGTTATTTGCTGGAATCTGTCATCGAATGGACGAAGGAGAGGGGCATTGCCATCGATCCGTACGGTCTAGATATTTCCGAGAAGCTGATTGAGCTGGCGAAGGAACGCCTGCCGGCGTACGCGGATCATTTCTATGTCGGCAACGCCTTCGCCTGGATACCGGAGCGGCGCTTCGATTATGTGGCGACAATGCTTGATATTGTGCCGGAGAAGTACGAAGAAGAGTATATTCATTTTCTGCTGGAGCACCATGTGGCCCCGCAGGGCAAGCTGCTTCTGCTGAAGACCGGAGCTTACGAGGAACCGGAAGTGTGGCTCCATAAGCGTCTGGGCCGCTACGGCATCATTCATGGCCGTATACTGAACGGCTATGATCCGTTCAACAACCGCCAGACCAGCGTCGCTGTCATTCACCGGGACGAACGGTAA
- a CDS encoding GNAT family N-acetyltransferase, translated as MIDHSGLLITAWAGQRMVGVARAVSDLAVDRSYQKQGIGKTLLERLKRKLSDEVSLILISVPEAEAFFLKAGFIRSERSYIIPRSR; from the coding sequence ATGATCGATCACAGCGGCCTGCTGATTACGGCTTGGGCGGGGCAGCGGATGGTCGGCGTCGCCAGAGCGGTGTCCGATTTGGCCGTCGACCGCTCGTACCAGAAGCAGGGGATCGGAAAGACGCTGCTGGAACGGCTCAAGCGGAAGCTAAGCGATGAAGTATCCCTTATTCTCATCTCCGTTCCCGAAGCCGAGGCGTTTTTCCTGAAGGCCGGGTTCATCCGTTCCGAGCGAAGCTACATCATTCCGCGTTCAAGGTAA